The following coding sequences are from one Campylobacter sp. RM16187 window:
- the pgeF gene encoding peptidoglycan editing factor PgeF, with protein MKQINFILDNERFCGGFTTRFGGVSSGAYEGLNLGDHVGDEPKKVAKNREILAKRLGVMARNLKFMRQIHSSRVEIIRNLDDEIAPCDGIITNLKGVALCVLVADCSPILIVDEVKGVIAAIHAGRAGVVGQICTNAVNKMKSEFSSRTQDLKVFVGPNIKGGCYDIGELDLGEFSRYKNNGKFDINAALADEFARVGVQNVKFDEACTHCDDRYFSYRRDGATGRFAGFMMMR; from the coding sequence ATGAAACAAATTAATTTTATACTTGATAACGAGCGTTTTTGCGGCGGTTTCACAACTCGTTTTGGAGGAGTTAGCAGCGGAGCTTATGAGGGCTTAAATTTGGGCGATCATGTTGGAGATGAGCCTAAAAAAGTGGCTAAAAATAGAGAAATTTTAGCCAAGCGCCTTGGTGTAATGGCAAGAAATCTAAAATTTATGCGCCAAATTCACTCAAGTCGCGTGGAGATAATTAGAAATTTAGACGATGAGATAGCGCCTTGTGATGGCATAATCACAAATTTAAAAGGCGTTGCGCTTTGCGTTTTAGTAGCTGACTGTTCGCCTATTTTGATTGTCGATGAGGTTAAGGGAGTAATTGCCGCTATCCACGCCGGAAGAGCCGGAGTCGTGGGGCAAATTTGCACAAATGCAGTTAATAAAATGAAAAGTGAATTTAGCTCTAGGACGCAGGATCTTAAGGTATTTGTTGGACCAAATATCAAAGGCGGCTGCTACGATATAGGCGAACTTGATCTTGGCGAGTTTAGCAGATATAAAAATAACGGCAAATTTGATATAAACGCAGCTTTAGCCGATGAATTCGCAAGGGTTGGCGTTCAAAACGTGAAATTTGATGAAGCTTGCACGCATTGTGATGATAGATACTTTTCATACCGCAGAGATGGCGCTACGGGCAGATTTGCAGGCTTTATGATGATGAGATAA